A DNA window from Macadamia integrifolia cultivar HAES 741 chromosome 4, SCU_Mint_v3, whole genome shotgun sequence contains the following coding sequences:
- the LOC122076381 gene encoding receptor protein kinase CLAVATA1-like: MLQRLVVMKNLFIGPTPTELSECKLLIRIRISKNFLKATIPPGFFNLPLVNMLEFSDNHFSGEHPDEISSEILGLLMLSNNVMTQRIPKAIGRLTNLRILSLDINQFTGEIPPEMFQLKSLSKININNNNLTGLIPSTLSRCSSLTSIQIKGLETDSIPETWFQSGRRNRMLERREHHQQRRCRDRLPGIDAGRRGCCNQVTCWSE; encoded by the coding sequence ATGTTGCAGAGGCTGGTAGTGATGAAAAATTTATTCATTGGACCGACTCCAACTGAACTCAGTGAGTGCAAATTGTTGATTCGGATCCGAATTTCGAAGAATTTCTTAAAAGCGACGATTCCACCCGGGTTCTTCAACTTGCCTTTGGTGAATATGTTGGAATTCAGTGACAACCACTTCAGTGGCGAACACCCCGACGAGATTTCCAGCGAAATTCTTGGTCTCTTGATGCTCTCCAACAACGTGATGACTCAGAGAATTCCTAAAGCTATCGGAAGGCTCACCAATTTGCGAATACTCTCCCTCGACATAAACCAATTTACTGGGGAGATTCCACCGGAGATGTTCCAGCTCAAGTCGCTTTCCAAGATAAACATTAACAATAATAATCTCACAGGCTTGATTCCAAGCACTCTCTCTCGCTGCTCTTCTCTTACATCGATTCAAATCAAAGGCCTGGAAACTGACTCCATTCCAGAAACTTGGTTTCAAAGTGGAAGACGTAATCGAATGCTTGAAAGAAGAGaacatcatcaacaaaggagGTGCCGGGATCGTTTACCGGGGATCGATGCAGGACGGCGTGGATGTTGCAATCAAGTGACTTGTTGGTCAGAGTAG
- the LOC122075318 gene encoding boron transporter 4-like: MNSVKHPFRGILNDVEGRASCYKQDWIVGIFSIRILAPTAYIFFASALPVIAFGEQLSRETDGRLSTIDTLASTAICGIIHSILGGQPLLILGVAEPTVIMYTYLYSFSKDRADLGADLFLAWAGWVCVWTAFLLILLAVFNACDLITRFTRVAGELFGMLITVLFMQEAIKGVVAEFEIPKHGNPTEEKHQFPWLYSNGLLAVIFSFGLLYTALRSRKARSWWYGTGCIRSFIADYGVPLIVLVWTTLSFSVPGKVPSGVPRRLNSPLPWDSGSLYNFTVIEDMGSVPLVYIFAAIIPALMIAGLYFFDHSVASQMAQQQEFNLKNPSAYHYDILLLGFMVLLCGLIGIPPSNGVLPQSPMHTKSLAVLKRQLIRKKMVKGAKECVNQQASNSEIYGKMQELFIEMDTDSSTASIRRELKGLKDAVMAVEEGKSNSTFDPEKHIEAYLPVRVNEQRVSNLVQSILVGASVCAMPVINLIPSSVLWGYFAYMAIDSLPGNQFWERMLLLFVTPGRRFKVLEGDHASFVESVPFKYVAIFTIFQFVYLLVCFGVTWIPIAGILFPLPFFLLITIRQHILPKFIHSDHLRELDAAEYEEIAGTPYLGHSLREQESGQNEGEVIGIDLCDGEILDHLTTNRGELKLRTVSFSEERCPQVYPVVSQDE; this comes from the exons ATGAATAGTGTCAAGCACCCattcagagggatccttaatgaTGTCGAAGGAAGAGCATCTTGCTACAAGCAAGATTGGATTGTTGGAATTTTTTCAATTAG GATATTGGCTCCGACTGCCTACATTTTCTTTGCATCTGCGCTTCCTGTTATTGCCTTTGGAGAGCAACTGAGTAGGGAAACAG ATGGAAGATTGAGCACGATTGACACTCTAGCTTCTACTGCCATCTGTGGTATCATACACTCAATACTTGGAGGACAGCCTTTGCTAATATTAGGAGTTGCAGAGCCCACAGTTATAATGTACACCTATCTATATAGTTTCTCCAAAGATAGGGCAGATTTGGGAGCAGACCTGTTCTTGGCATGGGCTGGATG GGTGTGTGTTTGGACAGCTTTCCTGCTGATTCTCCTTGCAGTTTTCAATGCTTGTGATCTTATTACTAGATTCACAAGGGTTGCAGGGGAACTTTTCGGCATGTTGATTACTGTCCTTTTTATGCAAGAGGCCATCAAG GGGGTGGTGGCTGAATTTGAAATTCCCAAACATGGAAACCCAACAGAAGAGAAGCATCAGTTCCCATGGCTTTATTCAAACGGATTGTTAGCAGTTATATTCTCCTTTGGCCTGCTATACACAGCGCTGAGGAGCAGGAAAGCGAGGTCATGGTGGTATGGCACAG GGTGCATTAGAAGTTTCATTGCGGACTATGGAGTTCCGTTGATAGTATTGGTGTGGACAACATTGTCATTCAGTGTGCCAGGCAAAGTTCCTTCTGGGGTTCCTAGGAGACTTAATAGTCCTCTTCCTTGGGACTCAGGATCCTTGTACAATTTCACAGTAATTGAG GATATGGGGAGTGTCCCACTCGTCTACATCTTTGCTGCTATTATACCAGCACTGATGATTGCAggtctttacttttttgaccaCAGCGTAGCTTCACAGATGGCACAGCAGCAGGAGTTCAATCTCAAGAATCCATCCGCTTACCATTATGACATCTTATTGCTTGGATTTATG GTATTGCTCTGTGGACTCATTGGAATTCCTCCTTCAAATGGGGTCCTCCCACAGTCTCCCATGCATACCAAGAGCCTTGCAGTTCTAAAGAGGCAG CTGATTAGGAAGAAGATGGTAAAGGGTGCGAAAGAATGTGTAAATCAACAAGCTAGCAACTCAGAAATATATGGGAAAATGCAGGAGCTTTTTATTGAAATGGACACAGACTCATCG acTGCCTCAATAAGAAGAGAGCTGAAGGGATTGAAGGATGCGGTTATGGCTGTTGAAGAGGGAAAATCAAATAGTACATTTGATCCTGAGAAGCACATTGAAGCCTACTTGCCTGTAAGAGTTAATGAGCAGAGGGTGAGCAACCTGGTACAGTCTATTCTTGTGGGTGCATCTGTTTGTGCCATGCCTGTAATCAATTTGATACCTTCGTCAGTTCTCTGGGGATACTTTGCCTACATGGCTATTGACAGCCTCCCTGGAAACCAGTTCTGGGAGAGGATGTTGCTTCTCTTCGTTACTCCTGGCCGGCGGTTTAA GGTCCTCGAAGGTGATCATGCTTCCTTTGTGGAATCAGTACCTTTCAAGTACGTTGCAATATTTACCATCTTCCAGTTTGTATATCTCCTGGTGTGCTTTGGGGTGACATGGATACCTATTGCTGGCATACTGTTCCCATTACCATTCTTCCTCCTGATAACCATAAGACAGCACATTCTCCCCAAATTCATCCACTCAGATCACCTTCGTGAATTGGATGCTGCCGAGTATGAGGAGATTGCTGGTACTCCATATCTTGGTCATTCTCTCAGG GAACaggaatctggtcaaaatgAAGGCGAGGTGATTGGTATAGATCTATGTGATGGGGAGATATTGGATCATCTCACCACCAATAGGGGAGAGTTGAAGCTTAGAACTGTAAGCTTCAGTGAAGAGAGGTGCCCCCAG GTTTACCCTGTGGTGTCCCAAGATGAGTGA
- the LOC122075614 gene encoding potassium channel AKT1-like: MPQRFTNGVLGVSVCGQDMGQLSREGSQYSLSNALLPSLGARSNRRVKLRWFVISPYDGRYRFWQNFLVGLVIYTAWVSPFEFGFLDGPRGLLAVTDNLVNGFFAVDIVMTFIVAFLDKTTYLLVDNPKQIAWRYVRTWFALDVISTIPSEVARRILPSPMESYGFFNMLRLWRLRRVSSLFSRWEKDRDYNYFWVRCAKLICVTLFAVHCAGCFYYLLAARYHDPKNTWIGASYNNFLQTSLWIRYVTSIYWSITTLTTVGYGDLHAQNTREMIFDIFYMLFNLGLTAYLIGNMTNLVVHGTSRTRKFRDTIQAASNFAQRHGLPTRLQEQMLAHLCLKFRTDSEGLQQHETLDVLPKAIRSSISHFLFYSLVDKVYLFRGVSNDLLFQLVSEMKAEYFPPKEDVILQNEAPTDFYIMVTGAVDLVVLRNGLEQVVGEAKAGDIFGEIGVLCYRPQLFTVRTKRLSQLLRLNRTVFLNIVQANVGDGTIIMNNLLQHLMDLKDPEMQVVLTETENMLARGRMDLPLSLSFAASRGDDLLLHQLLKKGLDPNESNDSGRSALHIAASKGSENCVLLLLDYGADPNSRDLEGNVPLWEAIREKHESMIKLLVNNGANIYSGDVGHFACTAVEQNDLNLLKDIVRYGGDVKLPKSNGSTALHIAVCEGNNELVKFLLDHGADIDFLDSEGWTPRTLADQQGHEEIKVLFQSRKETSDQTSINISEKPRVSYFGRFTSEPALRPLSEEGTTTPTEVTWGNNRRRRKSNNFHNSLFGIMSTAHASEKGIPSPVGHAADTKISVPYSARVTISYPVTGCVTRKLVRLPESFPELLDICTQKYGFRPTKILTKDGAEIDEIELIRDGDQLVLVGDDG; the protein is encoded by the exons ATGCCACAAAGGTTTACCAATGGTGTTTTAGGTGTCTCTGTTTGTGGTCAAGATATGGGACAACTCTCAAGAGAAGGTAGCCAATATAGCCTTTCCAAtgcccttcttccttctcttggtGCTAGAAGCAATCGCAGAGTTAAGCTTCGTTGGTTCGTGATTTCTCCTTATGATGGTCGTTACAG ATTTTGGCAGAATTTTCTGGTTGGTCTTGTTATATACACTGCTTGGGTATCTCCATTTGAATTCGGATTCCTTGACGGACCGAGGGGACTTCTTGCAGTCACTGATAACTTAGTTAATGGGTTCTTCGCCGTGGATATTGTTATGACATTTATCGTTGCCTTCCTTGATAAAACTACTTACCTCCTAGTTGACAATCCAAAGCAGATTGCTTGGAGGTACGTACGCACCTGGTTTGCCCTTGATGTCATATCCACAATCCCCTCAGAAGTTGCTCGGAGGATTTTGCCTTCGCCTATGGAGTCATATGGTTTCTTCAACATGCTTCGTTTATGGCGTCTCCGAAGAGTCAGTTCCCTTTTTTCCAG ATGGGAGAAAGACAGGGATTACAATTACTTCTGGGTTCGATGTGCAAAACTAATATGT GTAACTCTCTTTGCTGTTCACTGTGCTGGGTGCTTTTACTATCTTCTTGCTGCACGTTACCATGATCCCAAAAACACATGGATTGGAGCATCTTATAATAATTTTCTTCAGACAAGCCTTTGGATACGTTATGTGACATCAATATACTGGTCCATCACCACGCTCACAACTGTTGGCTACGGTGATTTGCATGCTCAGAATACAAGGGAGATGATCTTTGACATATTTTACATGCTTTTCAACCTTGGATTGACAGCATATCTTATTGGAAATATGACTAACTTGGTCGTCCATGGGACCAGTAGAACTAGAAAATTT AGAGATACCATTCAAGCGGCATCAAATTTTGCACAACGGCATGGACTCCCAACACGCTTGCAAGAGCAGATGCTTGCACACTTATGTCTGAAATTCAGAACAGACTCAGAAGGATTGCAGCAGCATGAGACTCTTGATGTCCTGCCGAAAGCCATCCGATCAAGTATatcacattttcttttttattctcttgtCGACAAGGTGTACCTGTTCCGTGGTGTATCGAACGACTTGCTTTTTCAGCTG GTCTCAGAGATGAAAGCCGAGTATTTTCCCCCCAAGGAAGATGTGATCTTGCAGAATGAAGCACCAACAGACTTTTACATAATGGTTACTGGTGCCGTG GATCTTGTGGTACTCAGGAATGGACTGGAACAG GTTGTCGGAGAGGCAAAGGCTGGTGATATCTTTGGTGAAATTGGTGTTCTTTGCTACAGGCCGCAGCTGTTCACTGTCCGCACTAAACGATTAAGTCAGTTGCTGCGGTTGAACCGAACTGTCTTTTTGAATATAGTTCAGGCTAATGTTGGAGATGGGACCATAATCATGAACAATCTTCTTCAG CATTTGATGGATCTGAAGGACCCAGAGATGCAAGTAGTTCTAACAGAGACAGAGAACATGCTAGCTCGGGGTAGAATGGACCTTCCACTCAGTTTAAGCTTTGCAGCGAGTAGAGGAGATGACCTATTGTTGCATCAGTTACTGAAAAAGGGCTTGGATCCAAATGAATCTAACGACAGTGGACGCAGTGCTCTG CATATAGCAGCATCAAAAGGATCTGAAAACTGTGTCCTACTCCTACTGGACTATGGAGCAGACCCTAATAGCAGAG ATTTAGAAGGAAATGTTCCACTGTGGGAGGCAATAAGAGAAAAGCATGAATCAATGATCAAACTTCTAGTCAACAATGGCGCAAACATCTATTCTGGTGACGTGGGTCACTTTGCTTGTACTGCTGTTGAACAAAATGACTTGAACTTGCTCAAGGACATTGTACGATACGGAGGAGACGTGAAACTGCCTAAGAGCAATGGATCTACTGCACTTCATATTGCTGTTTGTGAGGGGAATAATGAACTAGTTAAGTTCCTCTTAGACCATGGAGCTGACATCGATTTTCTTGATTCCGAGGGTTGGACCCCAAGGACTCTAGCCGATCAGCAGGGACATGAAGAGATAAAAGTTCTCTTCCAATCCAGAAAGGAGACTTCTGACCAAACCTCCATTAATATTTCTGAGAAGCCCAGGGTATCTTACTTTGGTAGATTTACAAGTGAGCCAGCTCTTCGCCCATTGTCTGAGGAAGGTACAACCACTCCAACTGAAGTTACATGGGGGAATAATCGTAGAAGGCGAAAGTCTAACAACTTCCACAATTCACTGTTTGGGATCATGTCAACCGCCCATGCTAGTGAAAAAGGCATACCTTCACCTGTTGGCCATGCTGCAGACACTAAGATTTCTGTGCCTTACTCTGCACGAGTCACAATTAGTTACCCAGTAACTGGGTGTGTCACGAGAAAGCTCGTCCGCCTGCCAGAGTCCTTTCCAGAGTTACTTGACATCTGCACCCAGAAATATGGGTTCAGACCCACAAAAATCCTAACTAAAGATGGTGCTGAAATTGATGAGATAGAGCTCATTAGGGATGGTGACCAACTTGTTCTTGTTGGTGATGACGGCTAA